One window of the Microplitis demolitor isolate Queensland-Clemson2020A chromosome 10, iyMicDemo2.1a, whole genome shotgun sequence genome contains the following:
- the LOC103571764 gene encoding histidine-rich protein PFHRP-II isoform X2 yields the protein MIKILSLFLTSGICNAVLIGHNGAHGNFYPDYSSYEGVSNDYEGHHVLPTVSVPIHSVSAAPFHDVAHHDHQPHHDFHQQQHDLHQAHHELHQAHHELHQAQHELHQAHHELQAHHEHEAHHVPIEHHDHGEDHDYYSHPKYTFNYGVHDPHTGDVKTQHEVRDGDVVHGSYSVNEPDGSVRIVEYTADDHNGFNAVVKKVEPSLHPAPHHHTVAHHPGPAPVHVGKYISAAPDYYGYEFDKHHLV from the exons ATGATCAAG atACTGAGTCTATTTCTAACATCAGGGATATGTAATGCCGTGTTGATTGGTCACAATGGTGCTCACGGTAATTTCTATCCCGACTATTCAAGTTACGAGGGTGTAAGCAACGATTACGAAGGGCATCACGTTCTGCCAACGGTCTCGGTCCCGATTCATTCGGTTTCAGCGGCTCCATTCCACGATGTCGCTCATCACGATCATCAACCGCACCACGATTTTCATCAACAGCAGCATGATCTTCATCAAGCGCACCATGAACTCCATCAAGCGCACCATGAACTCCATCAAGCGCAACATGAACTCCATCAAGCCCACCATGAACTCCAAGCGCACCATGAACACGAGGCGCACCACGTTCCTATAGAACATCACGACCATGGAGAAGATCATGACTACTAC tcACATCCAAAATACACTTTCAATTATGGAGTCCATGATCCACATACTGGAGACGTCAAAACCCAGCATGAAGTACGTGACGGTGACGTAGTACACGGATCTTACAGCGTCAACGAGCCTGACGGAAGTGTAAGGATCGTCGAGTACACGGCGGATGATCACAATGGATTTAACgctgttgtaaaaaaagttgagcCTTCTTTACATCCGGCTCCGCACCATCACACTGTCGCCCATCATCCAGGACCGGCCCCAGTTCACGTTGGGAAATATATTTCCGCGGCTCCTGATTACTACGGCTACGAATTCGACAAACATCATTTagtttaa
- the LOC128668812 gene encoding adult-specific cuticular protein ACP-20-like, translating to MYALKVLVLIVAILIIKTKASPVEYENYDYDSYNQEPENSYEESYPDHGYSGYEYDSHDNYAFNYGVNDPHTGDVKSQEEVRVGDVVKGSYSINEPDGTIRVVEYTADDHNGFNAVVKKIGHSIHPIPLIAKYHPIVPVHYPFSHQQYLY from the exons ATGTACGCACTAaag gttCTAGTCCTCATTGTCGCAATACTGATCATAAAAACTAAAGCTTCGCCAGTTGAGTATGAAAATTATGACTATGATTCATACAATCAAGAGCCTGAGAATAGTTATGAGGAGTCATATCCAGATCATGGATACTCAGGATATGAATACGATTCACACGATAACTAC GCTTTTAATTACGGAGTGAATGATCCACACACGGGGGACGTAAAGAGCCAGGAGGAAGTCCGCGTTGGCGATGTGGTCAAAGGATCTTACAGCATTAATGAACCGGATGGAACAATCAGGGTTGTCGAGTATACTGCTGATGACCACAATGGATTTAATGCTGTTGTAAAGAAAATTGGACATTCCATACATCCCATTCCTCTTATTGCTAAATATCATCCTATTGTCCCTGTTCATTACCCATTTAGTCACCAGCAATATCTCTACTAA
- the LOC103571764 gene encoding histidine-rich glycoprotein isoform X1, with protein sequence MMTISVFLLLILSLFLTSGICNAVLIGHNGAHGNFYPDYSSYEGVSNDYEGHHVLPTVSVPIHSVSAAPFHDVAHHDHQPHHDFHQQQHDLHQAHHELHQAHHELHQAQHELHQAHHELQAHHEHEAHHVPIEHHDHGEDHDYYSHPKYTFNYGVHDPHTGDVKTQHEVRDGDVVHGSYSVNEPDGSVRIVEYTADDHNGFNAVVKKVEPSLHPAPHHHTVAHHPGPAPVHVGKYISAAPDYYGYEFDKHHLV encoded by the exons ATGATGACTATCAGTGTCTTCTTGCTCCTC atACTGAGTCTATTTCTAACATCAGGGATATGTAATGCCGTGTTGATTGGTCACAATGGTGCTCACGGTAATTTCTATCCCGACTATTCAAGTTACGAGGGTGTAAGCAACGATTACGAAGGGCATCACGTTCTGCCAACGGTCTCGGTCCCGATTCATTCGGTTTCAGCGGCTCCATTCCACGATGTCGCTCATCACGATCATCAACCGCACCACGATTTTCATCAACAGCAGCATGATCTTCATCAAGCGCACCATGAACTCCATCAAGCGCACCATGAACTCCATCAAGCGCAACATGAACTCCATCAAGCCCACCATGAACTCCAAGCGCACCATGAACACGAGGCGCACCACGTTCCTATAGAACATCACGACCATGGAGAAGATCATGACTACTAC tcACATCCAAAATACACTTTCAATTATGGAGTCCATGATCCACATACTGGAGACGTCAAAACCCAGCATGAAGTACGTGACGGTGACGTAGTACACGGATCTTACAGCGTCAACGAGCCTGACGGAAGTGTAAGGATCGTCGAGTACACGGCGGATGATCACAATGGATTTAACgctgttgtaaaaaaagttgagcCTTCTTTACATCCGGCTCCGCACCATCACACTGTCGCCCATCATCCAGGACCGGCCCCAGTTCACGTTGGGAAATATATTTCCGCGGCTCCTGATTACTACGGCTACGAATTCGACAAACATCATTTagtttaa
- the LOC103571766 gene encoding serine protease nudel, with product MGDKEKLVALSEKMTPNSPDCLMSSKLTNSSAKQSNKMQKLHLFLIVLLVLGSLWTGYLIYDSYKGLKIIEKDSEEIEKIRSTIHELRKKIKESLNPPIDEFDSNDDDPDFSFVMKRNSDNDRYRVGSTDRLKRDAAEIPSGHEMGSGNKKREVEGRNFLNACDERRDHCTTLLNLIGYNIKAAENALLNINNVLQNLHLMNSRAQDLVLCLQCQQYEQSNMISYQKSQNPFNSYNNQNFYNNPNFQNYQNNPNPNNYQNFQNNPNPNNYQNFQNNQNFQNNPNPNYYQNFQNNQNFQNNPNPKNYQNNQNFQFNPYPNNNQNFQTNQNSNVYPNIQTNQNSTDNSNLNNTKINSNFNNDTKNSENQSNETLLKPTNENKQKNQNEIQTIVLSSKTNISKIQDGAKITEVIRNQTIVEKPVDNPRSISAQKDEPTRYTIPFTAFKSREYEDNRDSNYLDSSPSERMTTRDTKDDKKIDKQDNDQGQSGLVTEDPSVLKTLERASTNNQINPRMMFTQAQQNQQRQQSPSIPTAETMIVNDFSSSNKLPPVVCYWPTMCYFRPDSSHQQPAPMFPSESAVVNSFQSAPDSNSWRSPANANQNLAEALNNFFPSGMPLTSPQMANQQHIGPTGPGGSYPGRDFASQFPIQCSYVPHNNNNQGNYGYRTADNHERNQSIPLMNLKKPGALECPKNYTKCSDKSRCILTSNWCDGIVDCADASDEIACTCKDRITAGKHCDGYFDCPRGEDELGCFGCGNDSFSCLDWTKRNFKGNCVPLSERCDGIRQCQTGRDEMDCTVLTESYINQDDISTIGHSSGYLFKNWHGKWYPACTSTDLWADEACRGEIGSLINDPKINSEPVLRGHKLGPYISMSETGKVELVPECDNKAVFVKCPSIPCGTRLTDQYDQFKSYGVYEDTLVASVHSVQGNESTEPPATTGPTLDTWDLSGIGARTPTGGRIVGGRASQPQAWPFLVAIHRDGYFHCGGVVINENWVLTAAHCVDNHHSHHYQIFAGLLRRFSFSPMAQTRQAKFIVPHPEYVSRTMTNDLALIKLNEPLRFNRWIRATCLPIPAWGSIPRVNETCTTIGWGATVEHGPDPDHLREVEVPILSKCKRRHDQSNGIICAGLSEGGKDACQGDSGGPLMCNVPESQSRWYVAGIVSHGEGCARPNEPGAYTRVSYFYPWINETINLDHEPFGPKPLANCPGFKCNGEGGKCLPLRRRCDKKVDCLDAEDETDCYHIDIPVSESPFRVSDNREIYETTPDGVVEEVAKKSHNNPEAGVKPRDNKTVDDKPETPNYGDEKKLDNKDEKKESIIRFATTQFALNNEDVTDGITEVMDKVTESSNGDYGYYGAATEINPRVPDIDVMDKNKKTWKISENDTTFFCTDISQSVIWSNRCDKKFDCQDGTDEFECTCRDTLMLQHRLSICDGRIDCEDQSDEIDCGFCAEDQYLCVRSTTCIPLTKRCDGKQDCPLHDDEKDCYALTDGETIELDIDSNSVLRHSGVLSINVKNTWSIMCVNARGSDENERLIADKFCSFVGLRTHKSIARYDYYNKTLEVEQNVDERNPRKFDTVSINNLLKAKPDKLNGNMPCSVLYLECELNFNRPVYNYLYRDNVIKNETYLVPWEAAIFVDGKYHCPALLLSTAWALTTTRCTKDIDFVTNITNIMAGLSVPYKYVDGPHQDIRTVHNIQQLQFKMALLHFDDLPITQYIQPIFINRRTFPPLGDQCLATGVDTKFNKISTGFESVKENCPSCSRCFKNTLRNFCPKNGSTENWSGFVACQNSYGWYPAAVFDEKDIMCGFTEPQALTGIDEMYPHIVEVMENKYEENQFGNCHGVLCSSGLCVPFTQVCDGIRHCREGLDESIEKCNTKRHYCSAFPYDLPDIACGCSASQLTCQTGHCLSKDKYCDGFDDCGDGSDEPPGCGCRDYLQLTAVHRICNGVRDCHDKSDEAQEVCGCLPGSYKCSNSTKPDGDDYCLPYDLVCDGERDCPNGEDENLCRRIKSVDEPVGTGIVLKRAYGIWFEECFPYLVNTHEQSNDICKSMGYESGKLLDPVVETKYGKPLTIRVEEFYSLDVNGLTTIVLKDDKPTATIIPQLDQCHRAYVECSA from the exons ATGGGTGATAAGGAAAAATTGGTGGCATTGTCAGAAAAAATGACTCCCAATTCACCAGATTGTCTGATGAGTTCAAAACTTACAAATTCATCAGCGAAACAATCCAACAAGATGCAAAAATTACATTTGTTCTTAATTGTTCTTTTGGTATTGGGTTCACTTTGGACcggatatttaatttacgattcatataaag gcttgaaaataatcgaaaaggACTCggaagaaattgaaaaaatccgTAGTACAATACATGAATTACGGAAGAAGATAAAAGAATCACTTAATCCACCGATCGATGAATTTGATAGCAATGATGACGACCCGGATTTTTCATTCGTGATGAAGCGTAATTCTGACAATGACCGCTATCGAGTAGGATCAACAGATCGTTTGAAACGTGACGCAGCAGAAATTCCAAGTGGTCATGAAATGGGAAGCGGTAACAAGAAACGTGAAGTCGAAGGGaggaattttttgaatgcCTGTGATGAACGTCGTGATCATTGTACTACTCTGTTGAATTTAATTGGTTATAATATAAAAGCAGCTGAAAACGCTCtgcttaatattaataatgtgttacaaaatttacatttaatgaaTTCACGGGCACAGGATTTGGTTTTATGTCTACAGTGTCAACAGTACGAGCAGAGTAACATGATATCTTatcaaaaaagtcaaaatccTTTCAATtcttataataatcaaaatttttacaataatccaaattttcaaaattatcaaaataaccCTAATcctaataattatcaaaattttcaaaacaaccCTAATCCtaacaattatcaaaattttcaaaataatcaaaattttcaaaataaccCGAATCCTAactattatcaaaattttcaaaataatcaaaattttcaaaataaccCTAAtcctaaaaattatcaaaataatcaaaattttcaatttaatccTTATCCCaacaataatcaaaattttcaaacaaatcaAAATTCTAACGTTTATCCAAATATTCAAACTAATCAAAATTCCACTGATAATTCAAATCTCAACAATACCAAAATTAATagcaattttaataatgacaccaaaaatagtgaaaaccaatcaaatgaaactttattaaaacctacgaatgaaaataaacaaaaaaaccaaaatgaGATTCAAACAATCGTACTATCATCAAAAACGAACATCAGTAAAATTCAAGACGGAGCGAAAATAACTGAAGTTATTCGGAATCAAACAATAGTAGAAAAACCAGTGGACAACCCACGATCAATATCGGCCCAGAAAGATGAACCTACAAGATATACAATCCCATTCACAGCATTTAAATCACGAGAGTATGAAGACAATAGAGacagtaattatttagattCAAGTCCATCGGAGAGAATGACCACGCGCGACACCAAAGACGACAAGAAAATAGATAAGCAAGATAATGACCAAGGACAATCTGGTCTAGTTACCGAGGACCCTTCGGTATTGAAGACTCTAGAGCGCGCTTcaacaaataatcaaattaatccACGAATGATGTTTACACAAGCCCAACAAAATCAACAAAGACAACAAAGTCCGTCTATTCCAACTGCTGAGACCATGATAGTCAATGACTTTTCATCCTCCAATAAGTTACCGCCTGTTGTCTGTTACTGGCCAACGATGTGCTACTTTAGACCGGATTCGTCCCATCAGCAGCCAGCTCCGATGTTTCCCTCTGAATCAGCAGTAGTCAATTCATTCCAATCAGCTCCAGATTCTAATTCATGGAGATCTCCAGCAAATGCAAATCAAAATTTGGCCGAGGctctgaataacttttttccaTCCGGCATGCCTTTGACTTCTCCACAAATGGCTAATCAGCAACACATCGGTCCTACTGGACCTGGTGGGAGTTATCCCGGTCGTGACTTTGCAAGCCAATTTCCCATACAATGCTCTTACGTTCctcataataacaataatcaagGAAACTACGGGTATCGGACTGCTGATAACCATGAGCGCAACCAATCCATTCCCCTGATGAATCTTAAGAAACCAG GAGCATTGGAGTGTccaaaaaattacacaaagtGTTCCGACAAAAGCAGATGTATTCTAACTTCAAATTGGTGCGACGGAATCGTAGACTGCGCAGATGCCAGCGACGAAATTGCCTGCACATGCAAAGATAGAATAACTGCTGGTAAACATTGCGATGGATATTTCGATTGTCCTCGCGGTGAAGACGAGCTCGGCTGTTTCG gatgCGGTAATGATTCATTCAGTTGCTTAGACTGGACCAAAAGAAATTTCAAAGGAAATTGTGTTCCATTGTCTGAAAGATGCGATGGTATCCGACAATGTCAGACTGGAAGAGATGAAATGGATTGCACTGTACTTACTGAATCTTACATTAATCAAGATGAT ATATCGACCATTGGACACTCGTCGGGGTATCTGTTCAAAAACTGGCACGGAAAATGGTACCCAGCTTGCACATCAACTGACCTTTGGGCCGACGAAGCCTGTCGCGGTGAAATAGGATCGCTGATCAATGACCCGAAGATCAACAGCGAGCCCGTGCTTCGTGGGCACAAACTCGGTCCCTATATTTCAATGTCAGAGACCGGAAAAGTCGAATTGGTACCAGAGTGTGATAACAAAGCTGTCTTCGTAAAATGCCCATCTATCCCATGTGGAACGCGGCTGACTGACCAATACGACCAATTCAAATCCTATGGAGTTTATGAGGACACACTTGTAGCTTCGGTCCATTCAGTCCAAGGAAACGAATCAACAGAACCACCAGCAACCACAGGTCCTACTTTAGACACTTGGGACTTGAGTGGCATCGGAGCTAGAACTCCTACAGGCGGAAGAATCGTTGGAGGTCGTGCTAGTCAACCGCAGGCTTGGCCATTTCTCGTAGCGATTCATCGCGATGGATATTTTCATTGCGGTGGAGttgttattaatgaaaattggGTACTGACTGCTGCGCACTGCGTTGataa CCACCACAGTCATCattaccaaatttttgctGGGCTACTAAGACGCTTCTCATTTTCTCCAATGGCCCAAACACGGCAGGCCAAGTTCATTGTGCCTCATCCTGAATACGTCAGCCGCACAATGACAAACGATTTGgcgttaataaaattgaatgaacCGTTGAGATTTAATCGGTGGATTCGTGCCACTTGTCTTCCCATACCCGCATGGGGAAGTATTCCACGTGTCAATGAAACCTGTACTACCATTGGATGGGGCGCCACCGTCGAACATGGGCCTGATC CTGATCATTTAAGAGAAGTCGAAGTACCGATTTTATCTAAATGCAAACGTAGACATGATCAAAGCAATGGAATTATTTGCGCTGGTTTGAGTGAGGGCGGGAAAGACGCGTGTCAGGGTGACAGTGGAGGTCCACTGATGTGCAATGTACCAGAATCTCAATCTAGGTGGTACGTTGCTGGAATCGTGAGCCATGGAGAAGGTTGCGCCCGTCCTAATGAACCAGGAGCTTACACCAGAGTCAGCTATTTTTATCCATGGATCAATGAAACCATCA atctCGACCATGAACCTTTTGGGCCGAAACCTCTGGCCAATTGTCCTGGGTTCAAATGCAATGGAGAAGGCGGCAAGTGTCTGCCATTACGAAGACGGtgtgataaaaaagttgattgTTTGGACGCTGAAGATGAAACCGATTGCTACCATATTGATATCCCGGTAAGCGAATCCCCGTTCCGAGTTTCAGATAACAGAGAAATTTACGAGACTACTCCTGATGGTGTAGTTGAAGAAGTTgctaaaaaaagtcataataATCCGGAAGCCGGCGTTAAACCGCGAGATAATAAAACAGTTGATGATAAACCGGAAACCCCGAATTAtggagatgaaaaaaaattagataataaaGATGAGAAGAAGGAAAGTATAATTAGATTTGCAACCACGCAATTTGCGCTTAATAATGAAGACGTTACAGATGGAATCACAGAAGTGATGGATAAAGTAACGGAAAGTAGCAATGGTGATTATGGTTATTATGGCGCAGCTACAGAAATAAATCCTAGAGTACCGGATATTGATgtaatggataaaaataaaaaaacttggaaaatcTCGGAAAACGAtacgacttttttttgtactga tatatcgCAAAGTGTTATCTGGTCCAACAGGTGCGACAAAAAATTCGATTGTCAAGATGGAACGGATGAGTTCGAGTGTACTTGCAGAGACACTTTGATGCTGCAGCATCGGCTATCGATCTGCGATGGGCGCATCGATTGTGAGGATCAATCTGACGAAATTGAttgtg gtttttgTGCTGAAGATCAATATTTGTGCGTAAGAAGTACTACTTGCATTCCTCTAACAAAAAGATGTGATGGTAAACAAGATTGCCCGTTACACGACGATGAAAAAGATTGtt atGCGTTAACTGATGGAGAAACTATAGAATTAGACATAGACAGCAACTCTGTATTAAGGCACAGTGGAGTCTTATCAATAAATGTTAAGAACACTTGGAGCATCATGTGCGTCAATGCGCGGGGTTCCGATGAGAATGAAAGACTCATCGCTGATAAATTCTGTAGCTTCGTCGGCTTACG caCACATAAATCAATAGCTAGATATGATTACTACAACAAAACATTAGAGGTTGAACAAAATGTTGACGAACGCAATCCGCGGAAGTTCGACActgtttcaataaataatctcCTTAAAGCAAAACCTGATAAACTCAACGGTAACATGCCATGCAGTGTTTTGTACTTGGAATGCGAGCTTAATTTCAATCGGCCTGTCTATAACTATTTATACAGAGATAATgtgattaaaaatgaaacatatTTAGTGCCATGGGAAGCCGCGATTTTTGTTGATGGTAAATATCATTGCCCTGCATTACTTTTGAGTACTGCTTGGGCATTAACTACTACGCGGTGTACAAAAGATATTGA ttttgtaacgaatattacaaatattatgGCTGGTTTATCGGTACCATATAAATATGTAGATGGTCCTCATCAAGATATCAGAACCGTCCATAATATTCAACAGTTACAGTTTAAAATGGCTTTGCTACATTTTGATGATTTACCCATCACTCAGTATATACAACCGATATTCATTAACCGACG AACTTTCCCTCCTTTGGGAGACCAATGCCTGGCAACTGGCGTCGATACTAAGTTCAACAAAATAAGCACAGGGTTTGAGTCAGTCAAGGAAAATTGCCCTTCTTGCAGCCGATGTTTCAAAAATACATTGAGAAATTTCTGTCCt aaaaatggGTCTACTGAAAATTGGAGTGGTTTTGTAGCTTGTCAAAATTCATATGGATGGTATCCAGCCGCTGTTTTTGATGAAAAAGACATAATGTGTGGATTTACTGAACCACAGGCATTGACTGGAATTGATGAGATGTATCCTCATATAGTAGAAGTAATgg aaaacaaATACGAAGAGAATCAATTTGGTAATTGTCATGGTGTCCTCTGTTCCTCGGGTCTATGCGTACCGTTTACGCAAGTCTGTGACGGTATCCGACATTGTCGAGAGGGTTTGGATGAAAGCATAGAAAAATGTAACACCAAGCGACATTATTGCTCGGCTTTTCCCTACGATTTGCCGGACATTGCGTGTG GATGTTCTGCAAGTCAATTGACCTGTCAAACCGGGCATTGTTTATCTAAAGACAAATATTGCGATGGGTTTGACGACTGTGGCGACGGCAGTGACGAACCACCAGGCTGCGGTTGTAGAGATTACTTGCAATTAACGGCAGTGCACCGCATTTGCAATGGAGTTCGTGATTGTCACGACAAATCTGATGAAGCTCAAGAAGTTTGCGGGTGCTTGCCAGGAAGTTACAAATGTTCCAATAG TACCAAACCTGATGGGGATGATTACTGTTTGCCCTATGACTTAGTATGTGACGGGGAACGGGATTGTCCGAATGGAGAAGACGAGAATCTGTGCAGAAGAATAAAAAGTGTTGATGAGCC agTTGGCACGGGGATTGTATTGAAACGTGCATATGGAATCTGGTTCGAAGAATGTTTTCCATATTTAGTTAACACCCATGAGCAGTCCAATGACATTTGCAAGTCGATGGGCTACGAAAGTGGGAAACTTTTGGACCCAGTGGTTGAAACAAAATACGGAAAGCCGCTGACAATACGAGTAGaagaattttattctctagATGTTAATGGATTAACTACGATTGTTCTCAAAGATGACAAACCTACAGCAACTATTATACCTCAGCTTGATCAATGTCATCGGGCTTACGTCGAATGCAGCGCATAG
- the LOC128668811 gene encoding pro-resilin-like: MFKIFVLAALAVASEASYADYDGYVNSHVGYGSYYGLGHGHDDSYETLVAPVVSNSHLGVYGHGYEGHDYDGHNSYAHGLNHHDTYAHGLNHHDTYAPAKYAFNYGVNDPHTGDVKSQEEVREGDVVKGSYRLNEPDGTIRVVEYTADPHNGFNAVVKKIGHAVHPSPVPIVKYVAPAYHHGY, translated from the exons ATGTTTAAg aTTTTCGTGTTGGCTGCTTTGGCTGTTGCCAGTGAGGCTTCTTACGCCGATTACGACGGGTACGTTAACTCCCATGTGGGATACGGATCGTACTATGGGCTTGGACATGGACATGACGACTCTTACGAGACACTCGTTGCACCCGTGGTCTCTAATTCCCACTTGGGAGTTTACGGACACGGTTACGAAGGACATGATTACGATGGACACAATTCTTATGCTCATGGATTAAACCATCACGATACTTATGCCCATGGATTAAACCATCATGATACTTAT gCACCAGCTAAATACGCTTTCAACTATGGAGTAAACGACCCCCATACCGGTGACGTAAAAAGCCAAGAGGAAGTACGTGAAGGTGATGTAGTCAAGGGATCTTACAGACTCAACGAACCCGACGGTACTATCCGCGTTGTCGAGTACACAGCAGACCCACACAATGGCTTCAACGCAGTGGTAAAGAAAATCGGACATGCAGTCCATCCATCCCCGGTACCGATCGTTAAATACGTAGCCCCTGCGTATCATCACGGTTACTAG